One genomic window of Nocardioides daphniae includes the following:
- a CDS encoding acyl-CoA dehydrogenase family protein, producing the protein MMQFLPQERLGSAVTNLAHAAQILEETIQYAKDRKAFGVSIGSFQNTQFLLAELTTKVEVTQAYIDQCVMKHTRHELTPVDAAKAKWWSSQVQSEVLDHCVQIHGGYGYMNEYRVARAWRDARVTKIWAGSNEIMKMLIGRDLGL; encoded by the coding sequence ATGATGCAGTTCCTGCCGCAGGAGCGCCTCGGCTCGGCCGTCACCAACCTGGCCCACGCTGCGCAGATCCTCGAGGAGACGATCCAGTACGCCAAGGACCGGAAGGCCTTCGGCGTCTCGATCGGCTCCTTCCAGAACACCCAGTTCCTGCTGGCCGAGCTGACCACCAAGGTCGAGGTCACCCAGGCCTACATCGACCAGTGCGTCATGAAGCACACCCGCCACGAGCTCACCCCGGTCGACGCCGCGAAGGCCAAGTGGTGGTCGTCGCAGGTGCAGTCGGAGGTGCTGGACCACTGCGTCCAGATCCACGGCGGGTACGGCTACATGAACGAGTACCGCGTGGCGCGTGCCTGGCGCGACGCCCGCGTGACGAAGATCTGGGCCGGCTCCAACGAGATCATGAAGATGCTGATCGGTCGTGATCTGGGTCTCTGA